In one Bactrocera tryoni isolate S06 chromosome 5, CSIRO_BtryS06_freeze2, whole genome shotgun sequence genomic region, the following are encoded:
- the LOC120777943 gene encoding GTP-binding protein Rit1, giving the protein MVEGEPVLFELLDTCPKANDEFPNAAELVQWADGLLLVYSITDRSSFNYIRRAKSDLQSDTPVQLVANKVDMVHLRQVSRDEGEILAKDFECKFSEVSAADHVDQVAEVFHELCKEVLASKRKSKQSLLERMLGGARPYSRGKSDSNLPKD; this is encoded by the exons ATGGTGGAGGGGGAGCCGGTGCTGTTCGAATTACTAGACACATGCCCCAAG GCTAATGATGAGTTTCCCAATGCCGCTGAGTTGGTGCAATGGGCCGACGGCCTTCTACTCGTCTACTCGATCACCGACCGCAGCTCGTTTAATTACATACGACGCGCCAAGTCAGACCTACAATCCGATACACCAGTGCAATTAGTGGCCAATAAAGTAGATATGGTGCATTTGCGTCAAGTTAGTCGGGATGAGGGTGAAATTCTCGCCAAAGACTTTGAATGCAAATTTAGCGAGGTCTCAGCGGCGGATCATGTCGATCAGGTGGCCGAAGTGTTCCACGAACTGTGCAAGGAGGTGTTGGCGTCGAAGCGAAAGTCGAAACAGAGCCTTTTAGAGCGAATGTTGGGCGGCGCACGACCCTACAGTCGAGGGAAGAGTGACAGTAATCTGCCGAAGGACTGA